The following is a genomic window from Ancylothrix sp. D3o.
CATTTATTGAATTTAATTAATGATATTTTGGATATTTCTAAAATAGAAGCCGGTCGGATGGATTTGTATATAGAAGAGTTTGATATTGCTATATTAATTGATGAAATTGTGAACACGATTCGGCCTCTGGTTCAAAAAAATCAAAATACCCTAAAAGTATTATGCGACCCCGATATTGGCAGGATGGCAGCGGATATTACAAAAGTTCGCCAAGTGTTGTTAAATCTGTTGAGCAATGCTGCTAAATTTACGGAAAATGGCACTATTACTCTGTGGGCAAAAATTGAAAATGGCAGAGGCGATGATTTGGGTTCTTCTTCTGTTGGCCGGTATGTGGTTTTTACGGTTAGCGATACCGGCATTGGTATTCCTAAAGAACAGTTAGAAACGATTTTTGAGCCTTTTACCCAAGCCGATGTTTCAACCACCCGTAAATATGGCGGCACCGGCCTGGGTTTGGCAATAGGCAAGCGTTTTTGTGAGATGATGGGAGGAAACATTACCTTAACAAGTCAATGTGGGGTAGGATCAACATTTACGGTGGTTTTGCCGGCAAATATTCAACCTTAATGCCTAAAAATAAGCTAATCGAGACCGGGAAAGTTTGCGAATAAAAAAACAATCAATCGATAATAAAGATGGTGTATGGTTAAAAATTGCTGGGCAAAACCGGCTTGTGGAAATAGTCTGACAATGAACGGGGAACACTTAACAAAGTTATGCTAACAACTGCTGAATTTTTTAGGGCGACTCAATGGGCCGGCATTTTAACGGTGGCTTTTGCAATTCTGGCCGGTTTGGCTTTTTTGTTTAAATGGGGATTTCGCTTTCGCTTGGTTGGTGTCACCGGCTTTATGGCGGTTCTCACCGGCGGTTTATTTGCTTTGAGTATTGTACCAATTACTCGCACTCAGGTGGCCGGTGCCGCTCATTATACGACGGTTTTTGATTCGGGGAGTTCTCAAGTTGTGATTAGCGTTTCTCCCAAGATTACTCAATCGGAACTTGAGGCAACTCTTCGTCAAGCAGCAAGTAATTTGTTTTCTCCTGGTCGCTTTTCTCAAGCAGGCGAAAAACAGTTAACTATTCGTGCTCGCACTATTATCCATCCAGAAACAGGAGTTTCTATACCTCTTTATCTGGGAGAGGTCAAGCGTTCGCTGTATAAACGCGATGATGAGCAAATGACTGTGGAAGTTTTTAACGATAAACTTGCTCAGTTGCCGACACCGGTTAGCAAGCAGTAAAGACGGCTGTGGTTTTTGGTTAGCCACAGCTTAAAAACTGTGGCTAAATTCATCAGAAATAACTTTTGAGAAAAGACAATCTAAATTTTTCCCAAAAGTGCCTCAATTCTCTTGGCTTAAGATATTGTTAAAAAAGATGTAAATTTAGCAGATTACGACCACCCAAAAGCGCGTAAATATCTGTAAACTAAAAATTCCTTTTGCTGAAACTCCCAAAGTACGCCGTAAAATGACCAATCCACTCTCTTCTAAGCCAACCAACGCTCAAGAAGGCGTTGATAGTGTATTTTCTCTCAATGTTGCCCCTGCTGTTGTAATGCGGGGCTGTGGGGTAATTAATGGTGAAGCGATTGCCCGTTTAGGACGCCGGCCTTTAGTGGTGGCTGGCAATCATACTCTGAGTTTAGCCTCTGTGTGGTTGAAACCGGCCCTCGAATCTGAAAATCTAACCGTTGCCGGTGTTTCCTATAGTCCTGATAGTTGCGAAACTGCTTTAGCTAATTTACAAAAAGCCGCCCATGAGCATCAAGCAGATGTAATTATTGGCTTTGGCGGTGGTAAGGCTTTGGATATTGCTAAACTGGCGGCCTATCGTTGTCGTGTGCCGGTGGTGACTATTCCAACTTCGGCGGCTACTTGTGCTGCTTGGAGTGCGCTTTCTAATGTTTACTCGGAGGCTGGGGCTTTTTTATATGATGTGCCTCTGGCTCACTGTCCTGAGTTGTTGATTCTTGATTATGATTTAATCGCTACGGCATCTCCTCGGACTTTGGTTGCTGGTATTGGCGATGCGTTGGCTAAGTGGTACGAAGCATCGGTGAGTAGTGGTCAATCTCAGGATACCCTGGTAATTGCGGCTGTTCAGCAAGCGCGGGTTTTGCGGGATATTTTGTTTCAAAAGTCGATGGAGGCTTTGAAAAACCCCGGTAGTCAAGTTTGGCGAGAAGTGGTGGATGCAAGTGTTTTACTTGCCGGTGTTGTGGGAGGTATTGGCGGGGCCCGCTGTCGGACTGTGGCGGCTCATGCGGTGCATAATGGGTTAACGCATATTTTGGCTAGTCATGGGACTTTGCACGGCGAAAAGGTGGCTTTTGGAATTTTGGTGCAGTTGCGTCTCGAAGAAATGCTGGCTGGTAATCAATTGGCTGCTACTGCACGACAACAGCTTTTACGGTTCTATTCTGAAATTAATTTGCCCTGTTGTTTGAGCGATTTGGGTTTGGGGAATATTACTTTGGCTGAGTTAGGGCAAGCGGCAGAAATTGCTTGTGCTGAGGGTTCGGATATTCACCGGCTACCGTTTAAGGTGGTGCCAGAACAGCTTATGGCAGCTATGGTTTCTACAAAAGCGCCGGTGGAAGGTGGACGTGGGAGTTTTGCGGCGTCTATGTTTGAGGAAGCGGTGGAAGCTTAAGAGATATCTAACCTATTAGACATCTTCAAAAATATCTATTATGTGGGGCAAGCATCCTGCCTGCCTTTGACCGGCTTTTTTGGAAATGTCTATTGGTTAAATTTTCTCTGGCGGTGGAAGCTCAAACAACCACCGGCCACACCCCACCGGCCAGCTTTATAAAATTTATTACCACACCGGCCCCGTCGTGTGGGATTTTAAGCGCCAATCCCTGATAAGCTAATATTCCTTTGATATTAAAAGCTTCTTTTGAACTTGCTCGCTTCGTGTAAATCAATCAGGAGAGTGCCAGAATTCGATGTTGGATTGGATCGCCCCCGCAAATCGGCTGCAAGCCTTACCCCCCTATGTTTTCGCCCGCTTAGACGAACTCAAAGCTCGCGCCCGTGAGCAGGGGCTAGATTTGATAGACTTAGGCATGGGCAACCCGGATGGCCCTACCCCTCAGCCCATCATTGATGCGGCGGTCGCAGCTTTACAAAATCCCGAAAATCACGGCTACCCCCCCTTTGAAGGAACTGCCAGTTTTCGCCGCAGTATCACAAATTGGTATAACCGGCGCTATGGGGTAGAACTTGACCCCGACAGCGAGGCGTTACCTCTGATTGGTTCTAAAGAAGGTTTAGGACATTTAGCCATTGCTTATGTTAATCCGGGGGATGTGGTTTTAGTGCCCTCACCGGCTTATCCGGCGCATTTTCGCGGGCCGGCTATTGCTGGGGGAAAAATTCATAGCATTATCTTAAAACCAGAGAAAAACTGGCTGATTGATGTTAACGATATTCCCGAAGATATCGCCAAACAAGCCAAGATGCTCTATTTCAATTATCCCAGTAACCCCACCGGCGCGACGGCACCACGAGAATTTTTTGAGGAAATGGTGGCTTTTGCCCGTCATTATCAAATTTTGCTGGTGCATGATTTGTGTTATGCGGAGTTAGCTTTTGATGGTTATCAGCCTACGAGTTTGTTAGAAATTCCAGGGGCAAAGGATATTTCTGTGGAGTTTCATACGCTGTCAAAAACCTATAATATGGCCGGTTGGCGTGTTGGTTTTGTGGTAGGAAATCGGCATATTATCCAAGGTTTAAGAACGTTAAAAACAAATTTGGATTACGGCATTTTTTCGGCTATTCAAAAAGCCGCTGAAACTGCCTTGCAATTGCCGGATGTGTATTTAACTCAAGTTCAAGAACGTTACCGAGAACGCCGTGATTTTCTGATTGAAGGTTTAGGAAAACTTGGTTGGAATGTGCCGAAAACTTTAGCGACTATGTATTTGTGGGTTCCTTGTCCTGTTGGGGTAGGTTCTACAGATTTTGCTTTGGATGTTTTGCAAAAAACCGGTGTTGTTGTTACACCGGGTAATGCTTTTGGTATTGGCGGAGAAGGCTATGTGCGGATTAGTTTAATTGCCGATTTAGACCGGCTAGGAGAAGCTTTGCGCCGGTTTAAAGAGGCGGGTATTTGTTATGAGCCGGCTAAGGTTTGTTGATTAGTCATTAGTCATTGGTCATTGGACAAACGACAAAGTACAGACGTTCTGCCAGAACGTCTCTACTGACAATGGACTAAGGACAAAGAGCTAATGACAAAGGACTAAGGGCAGAGGCCGGCCCGACAATTGAAATATAAGGTTCTGACAAATACCGGCAGGCTGCATCAATAGCAAGAGTAGGGGTAATGGCAGAAATTTCTTCGATAAAAACCGTGTCGAATTCTATGCCTAAGCCTAAAATTTCATACCAGCCAAAAATTTGTGCTAGTTGAGCATTTGTTTGTTTGCCTAGCGCATATTGTCCCAGCAATTTATTTTTCGAGCGTCGTAATTCTTCATCGCTGAGTTTCGTATGGCAAAGCCGGTCAACTTCTGCTCGCAAACCATTAACGGCAACCGTAGTATTTTCCGGTGCGGTTCCCATATAAACTGCAAATTGGGAAGCCTCTAAACGAGTTGGAAAAAGCGCTGACACTTCATAAGCTAAACCGCGTTTTTCTCTCAACTCTACAAATAAGCGTGACGATAAGCCATTACCGAGATAGGTATTCAACAATTTTAACGCTGCGTAATCAGAAGGATTTGCATTCATTGCTTCGCCGCGCCGCACCGAAGGAGCCAAATAACCCAAGATAACAATAGATTGCTGAGTTTCTTGCTCAATCAAAATTTGTTGTGGTTGAGGAGTTAGAAAAGGCAAAGAAAGATCCGGCAGCAAAACGGGAGGATTTTGCCAATCTCCGAAAGATTTCTCGACTAAGCGAACAGCTTCTTCGGGGCTGAGACGACCGGCCAAACTTATAACCATGTTATCTGGCCGAAAATAAGTTTGATGATAGTTGTGCAGATCCTCCGCAGTCAGTTGAGAGACAGTTTCTTCTGTTCCCAAACTCGAAAAAGAATAGGGATGATTGAGATACATTGCTTGACGAAGCCGATCAAAAGCAATGGCAAAAGGCTGTTCTTGTTGAGAGCGAATACTGCGTAAAGTGAGCCGGCGTTCGAGTTCGACCTCGGCTTCTGGAAAACTAGGATTTCGCAAAAGCTGGCCGGCCAAATCCAGCAAGTCGGGGAAGTCAGCAGAAACCGTTTTCAGGCTGAACAAAAAATAATCAGCCGCAGTATCTGCACCCAAACTAGCCCCCACAGACTCAACTTTTTCGGCAATTTCCAAAGAAGTTAGGGTATCGGTGCCTTTGGTTATAACAGCGGCGAGCAGATGAGCTAGACCTGAAAAGCCGGGGGGTTCTTTAAGGGTGCCGGCGCGGATAAACATTCGACAAGCAATAATATCTGCTGCCGGATTTTCTACAAATAAAATGACCAAGCCATTGTCTAAAACTGTGCGGTGGACAATACGGTTAAGAGGGGATTGAACCATGATGCAATTTTAAATGTTTAATTGAAGAGCAATTGTGAAGAGAAGCAAACACCGGCCAAGATAGCTAAAGCGGTTCGAGAACGGTGACAGCGTAGTAGTTGGGAGACAGATATTGTGAAGCTAAACAGCGTAAATATTCCGGTTGACAAGATTGGATTCTCTGCGGATAAGTAACAGCTTTTTCTGCTTCGGAGATAGTGTGATAATAGCCATATAAACCGGCTAATTGAATGGGCGTTTCCGTTGAAAAAGCGTAATCATTGCACAGCAGTCTTTTAGCGCGAGCAATTTCTGCGTTTGAGATGGGGGTTTGTTGGAGATAACAAAGATGATCGCAGATAATAGCTTCTACCTCTGAGACATGATGAGAATCGAGCCATGCGGAAATTGTAAATAAACTCGATTCCCGTTGCAAAGAAAAGTTACAGCTAATGCCTTGGACAAGTTCTTTTTCTTCGCGCAGTTCTCTGACGAGGCGGGAGGTTCGGCCTTCTGCGAGCAAGACTGAAAGTAAGTCTAGGCCGCAGCCTTCTTGTAGTTGCTCGACGCCGGGGCCGGTCCAGCCCATCATTAGCCGTGCTTGTTCGAGGCGCGGCAGATACATTTGACGGCGGCGAACTTCAATCATCGGCGGTTCTGCGAAGCTTCGCTTAGGGGGGCAAACTTGGGGGGTAGGGAAGGTATGAAAGGCTTCGCTGACTAATTTGAGGGCAAAATCTCGCTCTACTCCGCCGACAATGACGACGGTCATGTTTTCCGGTTGGTAGTGGGAGGAGTGAAACTGCCGCATTATTTCCGGGGAGTGCTGCATCAAGTGCGCCTCGGTTCCAAGTACCGACCGCCCGTAGGGGTGTTCCTGGTAAACAACTTCCATTAAAGCTTGAAAGGCAAGCCAGTCTGGGTTGTCGGAGGAGGAGCGAATTTCTTCGAGGACGACATCGCGTTCGCGGACAAATTCATCATCGGGGATGCTTGCGCCAAGGAGTAATTCGGCTAACAACGGCAGGCTGTCTGGTAGGTCGGCGACGGCGGTGGTGATGAAAAAGTGTGCGTAGTCGTGGCTGGTGGCTGCGTTGGTCATCCCGCCGCGATTTTCTATATGGGAATCAAACACTCCGGGGCCAAGAGTGTTTGTGCCTTTAAAAATCATGTGTTCTAGGAAGTGTGCCATGCCTATACATGGCGCCTGTTCTACAATCGCACCGGCCCTTACCCAAACGTCTACCACCGCGACGGGTGTGGCGGGTATGTGTTGGTGGATTACTGTCAATCCGTTATTCAGCCTAATGATGTCGGCTGGAAACGCTGCTACAGTCTGCAATTGCGCTCCTGGGAGTGTTCTAACTCGAATTGATTATGCTTTATCTTATCTTAACGTTTGGAGGTTACAGATTTTGAATGAATTGTTACAGTCTAGCTTAGAAAGTGGTTTATTTCGGGGTGAGAGTTTAATCGTTAAGGGTTGGAAATGTTAGGAGTTTGGTATTTAGGTGATGGGGGTTTTAACGGAACGCTTGCAACTTGCGCTGGGTGGTTTGCTGCGAGAATGAAAGTTTGACGGTTTTTTTTGGATGACCGGCCGGTTGATGTTTTGCGGGCTTGGGGTGGGCCAGTGGTGGGTACTGCAATGGCGACAATTGATGAGAGGATGGCTGAGATTTATATAAGACGGGTTTGTTAGCTTGGTGGGCTGGCTTCTGAAAGCTGGGGATGCAGCGGTGGAGGTGAGAAAAGTTATACTTAAAAAATACATATACTCATTAATACAGCTTTTAGCTAGGAAGAGAAAAGCCTTTTGTGAGATGGTAATTGCAGAGAAGTTTGGGGAAAAGTTGGTTTACGAGAGTAGTTGCTGAGGATATAATATTTAAGCACAAAAATAATAAGTGAGGGGCTAATGAGGGTTTTTTGGGGTTTGGTGTTGTTGGTGGTTTTAGGGCTTTCTGGGTGTGGTTTGTTTGGCGGAGAAAGTGGGGGAGAAAGTGGCCGGTGGTGGGAGGTTTATTTTACGGAACCGGGCCGGCCTAATGCGGAGATTGTTTCGCGGTTGGTGGGTTATATTGATAGTAGTAAAAGTAAAATTGATGTGGCGGCTTTTGAGTTTGATTTGGGTGTGGTGGCTCAGGCTTTGGAGCGGGCAAAAAAACGTGGTGTTGCTGTGCGCTGGCTGACGGATGATGAGTATGGTTTGGGGGCGGAAAATAAGCCGGGAAAGGGACAGTTTGCGGTTTTGATGCGGGCGGGTATTCCTGTTAAGACGGATAAAGGTCAGGATTTGATGCACAATAAGTTTATTGTGTTTGATAATAAGATTGTGTGGACGGGTTCGACGAATTTAACGATTAATGGAACGCAAAAGAATAATAATAATGTGATTGTTTTGAAGTCGAAGGAATTAGCAGGAATTTTTGAGCGACAGTTTGATGAAATGTGGCGAGGAGAGTTTGGGGCTTCTCGTTTGTCTACGGTGGAAAGTCAGGATGTGGTGGTGAATAATACGCGGGTTCGGGTGTTGTTTTCGCCGGAGGATAAGGTGGCTGAAAAGTTGGCGGGGTTGATTTCTGGGGCTAAAAAAAGTGTTCGGTTTATGGCGTTTTCTTTTACCCATGAGGGGATGGGTAAGGCTATGTTGAGTCGTGCGAGGGCGGGGGTGGATGTGCAGGGGATTTTTGAGACGCGGGGAAGTGAGACGCAGTATAGTGAGTTGCGGCAGTTTTATTGTGGGGGATTGCCGGTGCGCCAAGATACGAATCCGAGTGCGTTTCATCATAAGGTTTTGGTGATTGATGGGGAAACGGTGGTGACGGGTTCGTTTAATTTTTCTAATAATGCGGATCTGCGGAATGATGAGAATGTGGTGATTTTGTTTAATGGTGATGTGGCGAAGGAGTTTTTGGGTGAGTTTAATGTGCGTTGGGGGGAGTCGCGTCAACCTTCTAAAGTTAAGATGAAGTGCCGGTGATTTTTTTGTTGGGATGTGGGGGATATTTTGGCGTTGAAAATTGGAAATTTAACACCAAAATATTCTTTCTTAAAACTAATTAATGCTTGGTAAATTAGGGTCTTCTTTACAAGTTTTTAGGGGTAATGCTTCTCCGCTTTCAATTTTTTTGATTCTCATTTGATTAGTATCTGTTATGACTTGTAAACAAGCACAACCATATCCATAGTAACCATTAGTTCTTACATATTGGTTTTCGTTAAGATTGGGTAGGTTTTCCATTCCTTTTGCTTGAGTTCCTCCTTGACTTGAAATAATCCAAGTGCCATCGCTGTCTTTTAAATACCAGTTGGCGGGGGTTGGATTCATTAGCCATCCACACCTGGTTTCTGTGGCGTTACTCGGAAGAGAAAATATAGAAATAGTTGAAAAAATACTGAGGATACAGAAAAGATTTTTTTTGTTCATTTTAGATTAATTTATCTGGATAAATTAAGATAGTAACCTATAACTGGATAAATTTTCTTTATAGGCTACATTTCTTAATAATCCTTAAATTTTTAAAGATTTTCTTTCTTATAAAGCTGTTTTATATTCAACTAAAGTGCTGCGTTTATTTAACAGCCGGTTGAAATAAAATTGTAACTGTCCCTGCACTTGGGGAAGCTTACCCAAGACACAGGATAAGGCATAAAGAGCCGCCGGTTTTCCTGGCAATTGTTGCCGCAGATAACGGTAAATGCGAAAGCCTAAAAGTGGATAAACAAGAAACAGCAATAAACTCCAACCATGAGTTAAAAAAGCCATCAAGATTGCTACAGTTGGCACCAATAAACCCCACAACCAATTGCTGCGACTTTCCTTTACCCAATGACGCTCAGGTTCACCGCCGTGCATTGCTGCACCTTCTGCAAAAGCATGACCGGCTCTAACATTTCGCTTCCACCATTGAGCAAACTTAAACATCTGAGCATCATGCAAAGTCATCTCTGCATCTACTCGCAAAATTTTCCAATTATTTTGTCGCAATCTTACACATAATTCTGGTTCTTCACCGGCAATTAAATTGTCATTAAACCCCCCCACTTGTTGTAAAGCTTTCACCCGCATCATAGCATCGCCACCACAAGCTTTTGCCTCACCAATGGGTGTATCCCACTCTATATCACAGAGCAAATTATAAATGGAAACTTCGGGAAAACGTTCCCGCCGGCGACCACAAACTACTGCCAAATGAGGCTGATTTTGCAATTCCTTAACGGCGGTTTCTATCCACCCATCAACTACCTCGCAATCGCCATCAACAAACTGCACAAATTCAATTTCTGGAGCAATTTGCAATAAGTGATGAAAACCGGCATTTCTGGCTCGCGCCGCTGTAAAAGGAATCGATAAATCCAACTCAAGCACACTCACACCCAAACCGCGAGCTAATTGCACACTGCCATCAGTTGAACCCGAATCTACATAAACAATTTGGTCAACTTTTCCTAAGACAGAAACCAGGGAGTTTTTC
Proteins encoded in this region:
- a CDS encoding Ycf51 family protein, coding for MLTTAEFFRATQWAGILTVAFAILAGLAFLFKWGFRFRLVGVTGFMAVLTGGLFALSIVPITRTQVAGAAHYTTVFDSGSSQVVISVSPKITQSELEATLRQAASNLFSPGRFSQAGEKQLTIRARTIIHPETGVSIPLYLGEVKRSLYKRDDEQMTVEVFNDKLAQLPTPVSKQ
- a CDS encoding iron-containing alcohol dehydrogenase family protein; protein product: MTNPLSSKPTNAQEGVDSVFSLNVAPAVVMRGCGVINGEAIARLGRRPLVVAGNHTLSLASVWLKPALESENLTVAGVSYSPDSCETALANLQKAAHEHQADVIIGFGGGKALDIAKLAAYRCRVPVVTIPTSAATCAAWSALSNVYSEAGAFLYDVPLAHCPELLILDYDLIATASPRTLVAGIGDALAKWYEASVSSGQSQDTLVIAAVQQARVLRDILFQKSMEALKNPGSQVWREVVDASVLLAGVVGGIGGARCRTVAAHAVHNGLTHILASHGTLHGEKVAFGILVQLRLEEMLAGNQLAATARQQLLRFYSEINLPCCLSDLGLGNITLAELGQAAEIACAEGSDIHRLPFKVVPEQLMAAMVSTKAPVEGGRGSFAASMFEEAVEA
- a CDS encoding aspartate aminotransferase, with amino-acid sequence MLDWIAPANRLQALPPYVFARLDELKARAREQGLDLIDLGMGNPDGPTPQPIIDAAVAALQNPENHGYPPFEGTASFRRSITNWYNRRYGVELDPDSEALPLIGSKEGLGHLAIAYVNPGDVVLVPSPAYPAHFRGPAIAGGKIHSIILKPEKNWLIDVNDIPEDIAKQAKMLYFNYPSNPTGATAPREFFEEMVAFARHYQILLVHDLCYAELAFDGYQPTSLLEIPGAKDISVEFHTLSKTYNMAGWRVGFVVGNRHIIQGLRTLKTNLDYGIFSAIQKAAETALQLPDVYLTQVQERYRERRDFLIEGLGKLGWNVPKTLATMYLWVPCPVGVGSTDFALDVLQKTGVVVTPGNAFGIGGEGYVRISLIADLDRLGEALRRFKEAGICYEPAKVC
- a CDS encoding pitrilysin family protein, with protein sequence MVQSPLNRIVHRTVLDNGLVILFVENPAADIIACRMFIRAGTLKEPPGFSGLAHLLAAVITKGTDTLTSLEIAEKVESVGASLGADTAADYFLFSLKTVSADFPDLLDLAGQLLRNPSFPEAEVELERRLTLRSIRSQQEQPFAIAFDRLRQAMYLNHPYSFSSLGTEETVSQLTAEDLHNYHQTYFRPDNMVISLAGRLSPEEAVRLVEKSFGDWQNPPVLLPDLSLPFLTPQPQQILIEQETQQSIVILGYLAPSVRRGEAMNANPSDYAALKLLNTYLGNGLSSRLFVELREKRGLAYEVSALFPTRLEASQFAVYMGTAPENTTVAVNGLRAEVDRLCHTKLSDEELRRSKNKLLGQYALGKQTNAQLAQIFGWYEILGLGIEFDTVFIEEISAITPTLAIDAACRYLSEPYISIVGPASALSPLSLALCP
- a CDS encoding pitrilysin family protein translates to MQTVAAFPADIIRLNNGLTVIHQHIPATPVAVVDVWVRAGAIVEQAPCIGMAHFLEHMIFKGTNTLGPGVFDSHIENRGGMTNAATSHDYAHFFITTAVADLPDSLPLLAELLLGASIPDDEFVRERDVVLEEIRSSSDNPDWLAFQALMEVVYQEHPYGRSVLGTEAHLMQHSPEIMRQFHSSHYQPENMTVVIVGGVERDFALKLVSEAFHTFPTPQVCPPKRSFAEPPMIEVRRRQMYLPRLEQARLMMGWTGPGVEQLQEGCGLDLLSVLLAEGRTSRLVRELREEKELVQGISCNFSLQRESSLFTISAWLDSHHVSEVEAIICDHLCYLQQTPISNAEIARAKRLLCNDYAFSTETPIQLAGLYGYYHTISEAEKAVTYPQRIQSCQPEYLRCLASQYLSPNYYAVTVLEPL
- a CDS encoding phosphatidylserine/phosphatidylglycerophosphate/cardiolipin synthase family protein, whose product is MRVFWGLVLLVVLGLSGCGLFGGESGGESGRWWEVYFTEPGRPNAEIVSRLVGYIDSSKSKIDVAAFEFDLGVVAQALERAKKRGVAVRWLTDDEYGLGAENKPGKGQFAVLMRAGIPVKTDKGQDLMHNKFIVFDNKIVWTGSTNLTINGTQKNNNNVIVLKSKELAGIFERQFDEMWRGEFGASRLSTVESQDVVVNNTRVRVLFSPEDKVAEKLAGLISGAKKSVRFMAFSFTHEGMGKAMLSRARAGVDVQGIFETRGSETQYSELRQFYCGGLPVRQDTNPSAFHHKVLVIDGETVVTGSFNFSNNADLRNDENVVILFNGDVAKEFLGEFNVRWGESRQPSKVKMKCR
- a CDS encoding DUF4087 domain-containing protein, yielding MNKKNLFCILSIFSTISIFSLPSNATETRCGWLMNPTPANWYLKDSDGTWIISSQGGTQAKGMENLPNLNENQYVRTNGYYGYGCACLQVITDTNQMRIKKIESGEALPLKTCKEDPNLPSIN
- a CDS encoding glycosyltransferase family 2 protein codes for the protein MSKIGLVTIGRNEGERLKNSLVSVLGKVDQIVYVDSGSTDGSVQLARGLGVSVLELDLSIPFTAARARNAGFHHLLQIAPEIEFVQFVDGDCEVVDGWIETAVKELQNQPHLAVVCGRRRERFPEVSIYNLLCDIEWDTPIGEAKACGGDAMMRVKALQQVGGFNDNLIAGEEPELCVRLRQNNWKILRVDAEMTLHDAQMFKFAQWWKRNVRAGHAFAEGAAMHGGEPERHWVKESRSNWLWGLLVPTVAILMAFLTHGWSLLLFLVYPLLGFRIYRYLRQQLPGKPAALYALSCVLGKLPQVQGQLQFYFNRLLNKRSTLVEYKTAL